The sequence below is a genomic window from Gammaproteobacteria bacterium.
CATGGATTGATCCTCTGCGATTAGTATCTTAATGGACATTGACTCATCCCGTATTTTTAACGCAAAAATGGCTATTGAATTTTAAATGGATTCAAAGCCTAAACTGAAACCTGAATCAACAGTCGGGTTTGTTGTCCCGTGGTAATGGTCAGCTTTCCGCCAAAGGGGTGCAGGCGTTCGCGGATACCAGCAATACCATTGCCCGCTTCAATCGAAGCATTATTGCCATCGTCTGTCACTTCAAGCGTGAGGGTGTTATTGACCTGCCGAATGTTCACTTCACAATGACTGCCATTACTATGGCGAATAATATTGGTCGTCAGCTCGCGCAAAATAAGTGCTAATTCATCATCAAGCTTTTCGCTAAGCTCGCAGGACTGAAAACTGGAGTCAAAACTAAAACCAGCGGTTTCTAAGGCCATTTTGGTATTGACCAGCTCGCTGCGTAACCCGGAACGCCGATAACCTGTGACCGCGTCGCGAATTTGCGCCAGCGTATCGCGGGATAAAGCCTCCAGCTCTTTGATTTGCTGTTTTGCCGCTTCTAAATTTTTATCTATGAGTTTGCCAGCCAGCTCGGCCTTGAGGGTAATCATCGAAAAAGCATGCCCCATTGTGTCGTGTAAATCGCGGGCAATGCGCTCTCTCTCGGCGCTTGCCGCCAGCGTTTTGATTTCCTGTTGTGATAAATCCAGGGCACGTCTTTTTTTGCCCAGATCCACCAAGTAAATATTCATCGGCCCCACCATTAACACAAAAAATAGCGCTGTGTAGAGCATGGATTGATTCATATTGAGCAGCGTACCCGCGAGCCAGGTTGCGCTGGCAATCAATAATATCGCCAGCGCTGCCTTTCGAGCGTTCTCCAGCAAACAACTCATTGCCGCAGCATAAATAATGAAAGATATGCCGCCGGAATACCAGGGCGATAAACTTATCCCCAATAACCACATGAAAAGCAGATTGCGCCAGCGCTTTCGCGGCGACAGCCAGTGCAAGTGAAAATAGAGAAAGAGAAAAACCAACAAGGCGCTAACAATCAGCAGCGTCTCACCAAAAGATGGCAACTGAAAAAACAGCGGGAAACAATAAAACGCGAGATAAATGAGGGTCACATAGGGCAGCGAGCCATCCATCTCCCGATTTTTGGGCAGTAAACGCTGGTCCAGTTTTTTAAATAGCGATCTCATTCGGCTCACTGATTGTCTCATATTGTATTATCGGCTTGTGTCGTTTTGGCTATCCACAATCGGTTAATACCAGCGAATACTTTTAAGCTCAATGCGAAACGGAACGGTCGAACCATCTTTGCTTGCTTTTGCACTTAAACTTATTGCGGCCAGCCCTTGTTGGTTTAACCCTGAAATATCCTTTAGCCTAATCACCTGCTGGGTCCATTTTGCCTGGCAGTCGATGGGATGCATTAAAGGACGCGGGTTGCCTTGATTAAAAAACATCAGCGTGATTTTCGGTTGATTGCAGCGCAAATGAAAGTGTAGTTGTTTATAGGAGCTAACATCAACCGGATGAGAAAAATCCTGTTAGCCCAAAGCTGTAATGTCCCCTTTGCCCAATTCTAAAATGTCCCCTTTTTGAAATCCGGAGGGGGAGGATGGCAAAGGAGACCATTACGATGACGCAAAAAGCGGTCGATAGGCTGGCTGCGGTCCAGCAGGTGACGAACCGGCAGTTACGACAATACGAGGCGGCAAGACAACTTGGGCTGAGTATCCGTCAGGTCAGACGCCTGGTGGCTCGTTTCCGGCAGGAAGGGCCTCCGGGGTTGGTTTCCCGGCGTCTGGGGCGCCGTTCGGGCAATGCCTTTCCTGAAGCTGTACGCCGGGAAATCATGAC
It includes:
- a CDS encoding sensor histidine kinase; the encoded protein is MRQSVSRMRSLFKKLDQRLLPKNREMDGSLPYVTLIYLAFYCFPLFFQLPSFGETLLIVSALLVFLFLYFHLHWLSPRKRWRNLLFMWLLGISLSPWYSGGISFIIYAAAMSCLLENARKAALAILLIASATWLAGTLLNMNQSMLYTALFFVLMVGPMNIYLVDLGKKRRALDLSQQEIKTLAASAERERIARDLHDTMGHAFSMITLKAELAGKLIDKNLEAAKQQIKELEALSRDTLAQIRDAVTGYRRSGLRSELVNTKMALETAGFSFDSSFQSCELSEKLDDELALILRELTTNIIRHSNGSHCEVNIRQVNNTLTLEVTDDGNNASIEAGNGIAGIRERLHPFGGKLTITTGQQTRLLIQVSV